AGACAGAAGCCTCTCGTGTGATCCATGCCTATGGTTGAAGCTCAAATCTAGGTCAACACACGCAAAGTCGCAAATTATCGTTTTGGAGCCTCGGATCATGAACAGCCTCGCACACCTGATCATGATTCAATCGTTGAATCTTGTTTCTTCTTAGAAACCACAAAATTACGTGGTATTGTAATTACTTATTTTCATTCAATTTTTCCCAAAATTCAGTTTTCTAAAACAAAATTACTTGGTATTGTAGTTACttattttcattcatttttttccCAAAATTCAGTTCTGTACAAAATTTTCAGAATCTGAACAAAACCAGGGTTTAAAAGGTCTATTAGTTTTTGTGACTCTTTTCTTCTTTGCGTTTCCTCTAACGTCCAAAGCGATTTAAGATGCACACCACAATAAAACTAGTTTCTTCTATTTATTGTTGTAACGAACGCTAACAAGGAACTTTACATCTGCATATACGTTTTTTGCCAAAGTTATCACACTTGCAACTATATGGCCTATTGCCATCACCTCCTTTCTTAACAAAGTCGTTTATGCACGTTTCGCTTCCATCACGGCCGCATTTCCCGATAAATATATCCTTCTGGCCGCATAGGCTACCCATTGGAGTCAGTCCAGCTTCTACATCTATTAGTTCATATAAACCACAAAATAGATAAATTTATAACAAAAGATTATAGTTAGTGATAACTCAACAAACTTGAAATTAGAACATGGTCTACCACTTTTTCCAGGGAAACAGCGTACTTCGCAAAGTTAGAGTTGTTTACTTTTAcgtaaaactaataaaaacaaagagaaagtaTATGTGTTACCTTTGACATGGATCAGAACAAAAAACATGAGAATACAAGAAACCATAAAAACAGTAGCAGATCTCATGATTCTTTCAATgtgttaattttatattttgccTCTTTTGTGCAAGTAAAAAATGCTAATTTTCTCTATATCGTACTATTGACTTTGATGTGTTGGGTATGTATTTATACATTCAACAAATGCTTTTGTGACCATTAATGTCTTATGAACCTGATTTGAACGTATGTATTCAAATACCAAATCTAAAACCAATTAATGGGTATATCTTAGCTAGTTCTGGAAGGtaatctttaatttatttttccgtAAATGTAATTGTAGTGGTTTCCGAATCGTGTTTTGATTAGCATATTTATTGTTGGAAAAGGTATTTTGGtcaaaataaatcaattaataTGATTCAAACTTGAATATATAGAGACCTACATCTAGAGACTTGATGATTTTAAAATCTTGAATAGATATTAGAGtttgatttgttgaagcagtagTTTAGTTTTCCTTTGCTTTACAATTGGAGTTATAGGTTTTTTGGCTATgactttgatttttattttgctatAGAGTTATTTTAAAGACATTCAAATTACcaaataaatctatttttaaaaaaaaaaaatttgaaagccAACTTATTTCCTCTTATAATGTTTTAGatgttgatttatttttaaagctcAAACATGATTAGTTCAGAATAAAGCTAGAATAAAGCTGCACACAAAAATAGATGTCCATTGTTTTCCTTCCAATCAATCACATAGTTCATAATTTTCATCATTCACCTTAATATTAAACAGAAGGatatttgtaataatttattaaaatgagaaaagaaaaacaaaaaaaaacagagaagacTTAGTCCATAACctttttacataaaatattttttttcgtcTTCTAACATAAGATATTTATTTCTTATCCATCCACAGAATGCACCGGAGAGACTTTCCTTTCTCTAATAAGTCGAAAGCCTTGTTGATGTCTTCAAATTTCAGTTCATGTGTAATAAAACTATCCAGATTAAGCTCCTGCAAGTGTTAATCCCATGAAATCATAACATGTAAGTTGGAAATAAAGTACAACTTGTATGCATTAACGAAACTGTAAGCAAATAAATAATACACCTTCTTTAAGTATCGATCCACGAGAACGGGAATATCTAGCTTGGGTTTTAGACCACCAAACAAACTTCCACAAACATGTTTTCCTCTGAAAAGATCAAAACTATGCAATTCTGTCGGAGCTGCAGGATT
The Brassica napus cultivar Da-Ae chromosome A1, Da-Ae, whole genome shotgun sequence DNA segment above includes these coding regions:
- the LOC106373131 gene encoding putative defensin-like protein 234, translating into MRSATVFMVSCILMFFVLIHVKDVEAGLTPMGSLCGQKDIFIGKCGRDGSETCINDFVKKGGDGNRPYSCKCDNFGKKRICRCKVPC